A region from the Deltaproteobacteria bacterium genome encodes:
- a CDS encoding nitroreductase, with amino-acid sequence MDLVDAITSRRSIRAFKPEPVPRRIVRELLVTAVRAPSGVNSQPWEFYLVSGNALDELREACTEKYRLGIEPKPDITIPSIGNVGPRLRGIYRDRSVRLAKQIFEAVGILKGDDERLREYYENMYHFFGAPAVLIIVHDKLLSGGWPLVDSGIMAQTIALMAQQYGLGTCIMRAIVDYPDTLREIVKIPDSKFIVIGMAIGKPDWDHPINNILSEREALENILTFVD; translated from the coding sequence ATGGATCTAGTAGACGCCATAACATCCAGGAGGTCCATCAGGGCTTTCAAGCCGGAGCCCGTACCCCGGCGCATCGTCAGGGAGTTGTTAGTGACGGCTGTCCGGGCACCTTCCGGAGTGAACTCCCAACCGTGGGAATTCTATCTGGTCTCGGGTAACGCCCTCGATGAACTTAGAGAAGCCTGTACGGAGAAGTATCGGCTGGGCATCGAACCCAAGCCGGATATCACGATACCGAGCATAGGGAATGTGGGGCCGAGACTTCGGGGGATTTACAGGGATCGAAGTGTAAGGCTGGCAAAGCAGATATTCGAAGCCGTGGGCATCCTGAAGGGCGATGACGAGCGTTTACGGGAATACTATGAAAACATGTATCATTTTTTCGGCGCCCCCGCCGTTCTGATCATTGTGCACGACAAACTGCTGAGCGGCGGATGGCCGCTTGTGGATTCGGGCATCATGGCTCAGACCATAGCCCTCATGGCCCAACAGTATGGCCTTGGAACCTGCATCATGCGAGCCATTGTCGACTATCCGGATACACTGAGGGAGATCGTAAAGATCCCGGATTCGAAGTTCATTGTTATCGGCATGGCCATCGGGAAGCCGGATTGGGATCATCCGATCAACAACATCCTATCTGAAAGGGAAGCCTTGGAAAACATACTTACTTTTGTGGACTAG